TGCTTGGCATAATGGTTCAACATTACGGCCGAAATCCCGAACCCCTGGTCACCCATAAGGGATTCTCCACTGAGTTTAAGCAGGACTCTTTTGTATTTTAGAGGCATCGTGGGAAGTTAACTTATAGTATGGCTAAAAAAAAGGGCGAATCATTAACCAATTCGCCCTTTTAAAAATAATTTATTATCCGAGAGTCACATGTTTGAAATCAGTGACAGTCAATTCAGGATCTTTGCTATGCAGGAATTCAGCAATGGTGTGTTTGTTGTCTTTAACAAACTGCTGATTGAGCAATGTTTTTTCTTTGAAAAATTTATTGAGTTTACCGACGGCAATTTTCTCAAGCATCGCCTCAGGTTTTCCTTCCTGGCGAGCCTGGTCTTTGCCTATTTCAATTTCTTTTTCAATGACGGTTTTGTCCACACCGTCCTGATCTACAGCGATAGGGTGCATGGCAGCCACCTGCATTGCCACGTCGCGGCCGGCATCATAAAAATCTCCATTATCTTTTGACAGACCAACGAGAACACCTGCTCTGTTACCCATGTGAATGTAAGGAGCAACTTGTGCCGCTGACAGTTTTTCGTAAGCAGCGATTTCGAGTTTTTCACCGATAACTCCTACTTGTTCCATTACTTTTTCGCCCACGGTAAGGCCGCCGAAATCCAGGGCAAGTAAACTATCCAGATCCGCTGGAAATTTATCCAGGGCGAGATTTGCGAATGAAGTAGCCAATTTTACAAAATCATCGTTTTTGGCCACAAAATCGGTCTCACAACTTAGTTTTACGATCACTCCACGTTTGTGGTCATCAGAAACGATGGCAATGACAGCACCTTCGGTGGCATCACGGCCAGCACGTTTGTCAGCCATTTTCTGCCCTCTTTTGCGCAAAAATTCTATCGCCTTCTCTATGTCACCGCCTGATTCAGTAAGTGCCTTTTTACAGTCCATCATACCTGCACCGGTCAGGTCACGCAGATTTTTTACATCAGAAGCTGAAATATTCATTTTAATTTGAAATATTTTATTTAATAAAAAAGGTTGAGCCTAACAGCCCTTCCCTTGTTTAATGACTAAATTGCTTATTCAGCAGTAGCCGATTCTTTCTCAGTCTTTGAATTCATACGTTCTTCAAGACCTTCTTTAATCGCTTCAACCATATAATTAACGATGATTTTGATCGATTTCGATGCGTCATCATTAGCCGGAATAGGAAAGTCAACTTTGTTAGGGTTGGCATTGGTGTCAACCATACCAAAAGTACGTAATCCCAATTTGTGAGCTTCGGCGATAGCAATATGCTCATGGTCGATATCTACAATAAAAATAGCAGAAGGCAGACGATTCAGGTCAGCAATACCTCCGAGTACTTTTTGCAGTTTAGTCAACTCACGGGTCAACGTCAACCTTTCCTTTTTGGTGACGTTTTCAAGGCTGCCGTCCTGCAACATGCGCTCGATGTTCTGCATTTTCTTGAC
This sequence is a window from Lewinellaceae bacterium. Protein-coding genes within it:
- a CDS encoding elongation factor Ts yields the protein MNISASDVKNLRDLTGAGMMDCKKALTESGGDIEKAIEFLRKRGQKMADKRAGRDATEGAVIAIVSDDHKRGVIVKLSCETDFVAKNDDFVKLATSFANLALDKFPADLDSLLALDFGGLTVGEKVMEQVGVIGEKLEIAAYEKLSAAQVAPYIHMGNRAGVLVGLSKDNGDFYDAGRDVAMQVAAMHPIAVDQDGVDKTVIEKEIEIGKDQARQEGKPEAMLEKIAVGKLNKFFKEKTLLNQQFVKDNKHTIAEFLHSKDPELTVTDFKHVTLG
- the rpsB gene encoding 30S ribosomal protein S2, which translates into the protein MQKPTYKELLDAGVHFGHLKKKWNPKMAPYIFMERKGIHLIDLNRTLENLDRAAAAMKQIARSGRKIMFVATKKQAREIVSQAADSVGMPHVTDRWLGGMMTNFSTIRRSVKKMQNIERMLQDGSLENVTKKERLTLTRELTKLQKVLGGIADLNRLPSAIFIVDIDHEHIAIAEAHKLGLRTFGMVDTNANPNKVDFPIPANDDASKSIKIIVNYMVEAIKEGLEERMNSKTEKESATAE